The sequence GGTCTCTTGGTCTGGGTCCATGTCACCCTTTGAGCACAAACTCTTAGATATACGGACAGCTGGTTCATCGTTAGAGAGCTTTGAGGTGTCCATTGAAGAAGGTAACTCTTCTTAGCCTAATATACGTATATAACTTTACCTCTTTCTCTAATCCTTACATTTAGTGATCATTTCACTAATGTTATATTTTGCAGAATTTTTTAGGTATCGCCTAATATTTTTGATATTGGGCATAATCATTATGAGCTTGGCGTCCCTCCTGAGCAAATCATTAGTATTTTATTACAGCAGTGGAATGGCAATAGGGGTGGTCCTTGTCATATTGATTGTACTTTTTCAGGTAAtgtaatcttcttttccagtACTAATCATGTCATGTTTACTTTATGTACCATTTTAAAGCTACCTATGTATGTCCGAGGAAGTCCGTAGAGTCATCCAAGAAGATATAACTGATTAGCagacattttatttttttttctggttgtTTGCAGGGGATGAAGCTTCTCCCAACTGGTCGGAAGAACTCTCTTGCAATTTTTGTATACTCGTCTTTGGTATGTATCAAATTCAAAGCTCAGTTATTGACCTTTCTTTGGATTTCATTTACATGATTATGATCCATGTAATTCTTACAATTTATCAGGTTGGTTTGGGATCTTTTCTCCTCCGCTACATACCTGGGTTATTGCGTTCAATACTCACCGAGATCGGAGTTAGTGAAGACATGTATAATCCTGTAAGTGATCTTGAATTATTCTGATAGTTGCCCTGGTATGTCCATGATAAAGCAAAATGCCTTTGTAATTTTCCATCCAGATTATTCGATTACATATCTTGGTCATGTTTTGCTGAAAGCCTTTATTATATTTGAAATGATTTGTGATTTCTGTTTTGCTACTTGTAGGAAGCTACCACATTGgtcatttctttattttcatcttctgGAATTGTTGAGTTAGCTGGTTTACTCGGCCGAATATAgtgattaatttttgtttttttgttgcaaGTTTAAACAACCATAAGAATCGAGGGCACTATGGAAACTTCGGTTGATTACCCAATGAAGCTGGCCTTagagtttgtttttatttaaaattaagttATTGTAGGTAGTTTCAAGTTGctttattgaaaaaagaaggtaGTTTTAAGTGATCTGCCTGGAATAATCAATAAACAGCCATCTATTAGGGGAAACAAATTCTCTTGTATCTGCATGGACTTCGGCATATAGTTGCATATGCTCTAATAAGATATGAACCGGTAAACATCGTTTCCCAACAAAGAATGAATTGTTAAATATCTCTctctaataaaatatgaactcTTTGATAtgctttttggttttgatgtaCTCTATATTCTCTTTCAGGTAAGATGTGCTTATAATTCAGCACTACTCCATTACTCTTACCATCTTGGATTTTAGTTTTATTCAGGTGTGTACTAATTGATGccaaatcaaaattcaagtttttGAATGGCATGATACCTCAGAGGCTTGGAAGCACACTGTCGTTTTTTACATGTGTCATCTGATATTAGTTATTCTTGTTCTTGCTTTTGTTATATTACGGTTTTCATCTTGCATCTGAAGTTTTAGTCACTTGAGGTGTGTAATGGTTGATGGATCAGAAAAAAGGTTATTGATTCTCAAGATACGCCTGAAGTCACACCATTATTCTTTATGTGGGTCATTGATGCTAGTTATTGTTCTTGTtgcttttattatatttaggTTATATGTTTTGTATGTGGGACTTGcatatctttttctttgggtgAATTACTTTATGAATACTTTACATTCTTCATTCACATGATACCCTGAAGTTGACCTTTGTATCATATGAATTATTTAAGAGATCTTGTTGCaccttgttttatttttgttgcgACCCAAACACTAAGGATTATGCAGTAACTGTTGGGGTAATACTTTGgaaatgttttaaatgttttgcAGTTGGCTATATTTCTTctggcttttgtttttctggcTGGAGCATGGTTGGGCTTCTGGGCAGTCCGCAAGCTGGTTCTGACAGAAGATGGATCAATTGATATAATGACATCTCAGTTTGTTTATTGGTCCATCCAAATTGTGGGTGCTCTTATGACCTTTCAGGTATGTTGTATCAGCCTACACTTCAATTATCGTCtatcaaaatttcaatagCAGTGAACATGTAAATGTCTCATTTTCTAgaaagtgatttttttgtattCCTTTGCTTTTCAGAGTTCTGCTGATCACCTACTGGCAGCGGAAGCTACAGTATTTGGATTCTTAGTATCGGTAATATTGAAGAAAATCTTTAGATGGAGATTCCTCCGTCGTGTGTACAGGTATCTGTCTTTCCTGTTCTGGAGCTTAGTCATGGCCTTCCATTACTATGATCTGCCATCATTTCCTTCGTCAATATCTACAATGTAAGTAACCACCAAACTATTCCTTTGTCATTATCGACAATCTAAGTAAACACTTGCTTAGGAGTTGTCTCCAGATGCCAATAATGCTTGAAGTGCGAATAGGTACAAGTGTGGGTGTTATAACAAAAATGGATACTCATTTCTCATTTTTCTAGTAATCAAAAGGATAATATATAACTTGTGGATGTTATACATGCTTGTAATGATCTTTTGAATTCTCCAAACTTGTATCACATGATCTGCAGTTTCTAATTCATGCATGTTTCTTAactttcttttgattttttgtgaTTCTATTTGGCCATTCATGATATGTACGGAATGTTCCTGCAGGAAATTGTCGAAATCACCCAGAAAGAACAGCAGAAGATTGGAGATTCCTGATACTCCACCTTCTCCGCCTTCTCCACTGTCAGATTCGGGGTTATTTGCTTCTACCTTCCACACCACACCTGAAAGGagaaaattctcaaaagaaGAGTGGGAAATGTTCACCACAGAGACGACAAACAATGCCTTGCAAGAACTTGCTTCTTCTCCTGATTTTCACAGATGGTGCTCCTCAAATGTAGAAAGAATCAGTGTAGCCCCCCGGAGCACGAGAAAAGTTGCTGATCAACCGCGCCGTTGGTGGCTTCTTTAGTAGTGCTAGGCAAGCAGCTGACAACATGTCCTTCGCAATGTCGGCATGGGCAAAGTTAAGTTGGAAAGAAACCGAGATGTGTGTTTGGACATAGTCTGGAAGGAAGAAGTAGGAATAACTGTGATGTTGTAAATTCCATAGTTTTGTGCAGTTCATTATTTTTGAGCAACCTGTAGGCTGTATGGAACGGATTGTTGTTTAAGTTAACAGTAGGCTGATTTTTTGGCTCTCTCTCGCAATGATGTAACCCGgaaatctaaaatttaacAATTTGTAGTATTACTTGTACAATTTATTTTGTGATTAacattcaaaaaattaaattatatctAATTCTTTTTCTGTGGGATTTCTCATTTGCAATTCTTAATGGGAACTGAGTTACTTGTCAAGCGCCAACGTTGATACAAAGTGTTTTTGTCAATCTATTTGTTTTTAGATAAAAATGTTTTCTTAATGAACAGAATTACGAAAATATCTTCTGTGAATATCAAAACCCTAATCGAGGGTCACGGTATGGACTTAATGAAtatttctctcattttctatgaaaattacaattaaaaatgaaactaTTTCCTAAAAATCTTATAACTGtataaacaaattttaatattaaaatagtAAAAGAACATATATGCATCCATAAACAATCTATTTTCCTCCACatcaaaaaaatgataatttattttcccCTATTTTCctctattttccttttggttatGATAGAGAGATTTGGATCCTCTATTAtgattttttctgttttacttttgttttccacATGCCacttcattaaaatttaatttaatggaCTCAAAAGTTGACACATCATTCTTCAAGCAAAAACCCAATTTACTCCTaactgaaaaaggaaaaacaatatCTAACGTCAAACTTAATGTCAtatccctttcttcttcttttttcttccttcttcttgtCACGCGTTTTCTTCCTGTCTATAATCACAATCCATTCTagtttttccttccttctttctGTCACACGTTTTCTTCTTGTCTATAATCACAATCCATTCTGATTGTTACAACGTTTGTTTAGTGGTGGAGCTTTGGTTGTTTAATATTGTTAATAGTGTTTAACTTTCAATTTACTTCCTAAACTTGTACgttattttcaatttgcacTCTCagtcttttttcttcttctagaAAATTAGGTACATGACCTAATTTTTATTGCCAATTTCCCCTATCGTCTAAATCAACAACATCTCATTCAATAATCGGtcaaatcattaaaaaaaaaaaatttgaaaaaattaaagaaaaagagaacaaaaataaaatgaaaaataaaaaaaattcctaagGACCCACCCTGCggttttcttctcctcccatTCCCCGTGACCACCACCCTTCACTCCTTCCCCCATTCCCCCATGACCACCACCTGCAaactccaaccccaaaacgAACCCATAACCCACAGACCCATCCCCCTACCCCATCACAGACCCCCCCAGAAACCCCCCAAATGAACCCAGAACCCACAGATTGCTTCTTCCTCAATATCTCCGACGCATACTTGTAGGCTTCTTAAGCAATATCCATGTTCATCAGTTTCTAAAGCACCATTTCCAATGTTGTAATCACCCAACTCAAGCATTTTAAGGAAATCAATTTCTGATTAAACCCATTTTAAGCAATCAAAAACCCAACTCGTGAAACCTAAGTGTAGTAATATACCACCACATCCATCAACCAAACTGGTTAAATCTTGAAATGTGGTGGATGGCCTAATAAATGTAAGGAACAAGACAAATAACAAAAGATTTTTAAGTTGACCAAATAATTTTAATCTTCTGTAAGCTTGGAAACCAACAACAAGCTAAGCAGCAGACAGATCAAATGCATATCACCAGATTTCTTCTCCCTCCCccctttctgttttttcacCCCCATCCCCCGCGTAATCAATTGTAATTTGTcagaccaaaaacaaaaacatcagTTGTAATTTGCAAAACAACgtccaaaaagaaattttgcTTTTGGGCTTTTTCAACAAACGTCTACAATCTGCACTGCAATAGAAAATTAGGAGAAATGTCAAATTTATTGCATAGTCAAAATAATGATCCAAAAAACTAGTTGTGATCCCAAATCTTAGCCGTTTTCCTTGACCTCGGTATTTCTTTTGCTCCTCTCTCTGCCCCCCACCCCAGAACCCCAGCCCGCAACCACCCATTTTCTTCTCCCCCATGACCACCACCGCAAGCCACTCTCCACTCTCCACCCCAAACCCATCTCCCCCACCAACAGACCTTCCTCACCTTCCGCCGCCGTTGCCTccctttttcctcttctcttactctctctctcctcctccaacCCCCTTCTTTCCCACATTCGAGCTCCAAGAGATGAAGTGGATGGGCCCCGGTTtattaaaaatgatttttttaacgAATAAAATAACCAAATTATCCTCATATTTAAGgcaaattgaataaaatacgTTGATTTAGAAAAGAGGGGGAAATTggcaataaaaataagttCGTGTAcctaatttttcaaaaaaaaaaatttgagagtgcaaattaaaattaaggtACAAGTTCTGGGGATATAAATCCACAATTAACTTCTGTTAATATTGAAATCGATGCCATCAGATATGCTCAAGTGTGTCCTCAGACAGAGTCGACAAATATGAAGGAACTCCTCCAATGGAATGACCTGTATGGACAACGTGGatccataaagaaaaaatctcTCAACCATTTTATgtaaaatagatttttttttctttatttatgtgTGTAGAGAtcctcattttctttattcttcttcatcttgctTAAAGGCGTGGCAAGATGGAATCTTACATAAATATCCATGGAAATCCCGTTGCAGGTCATGTTCCCATCtatcaaagaacaaaaagcaAACTTATTTCCCCATATCCTTTGATGTGATAGGGTGGTTGAAGGGAAaagaaatttcttttgttgttttcctGGATAAAAGAGAAATTACGTTTCAAGACCTAGATATTGAGATAAGGTCTATTGATTGATGAGTTATGGTTATTTTCCCAAATCAATGAGTATggaaatatttatatatatatatatatatatatattattttgatggAGAAAAGAGATGGGATTGTGATTACACAATTTTTGGAGAAACGGCAAGAAGAAGACGTGCTAAGGTAAGACGgtaggaaaataaaaaataaaaaaagggagacGATGTTAAGTTTGATGTTAGTTGGGTTGGGGGTATTGtttttttgggagattcactattatacccaatatgggggcccaaattataaaaataccctatataaaatggactttagaaacacacccaaagcccagccatcaatttcttaaaacaagcccaaccccaaaatctcatataaatacccaaagcactcaatagggcatcaaagtaatttaataatcaatattaaattcaataaggctagctatggtttttttttgggtttgtttataggaattcaattgtgtagggtttatttataatattagtgctagaaatgggtatatcactaaatatctctttttttttaatataaaaaattaggagtaattttttgtttgaagaaTGATGTGTCAACTTTTAAGTCCCTTAAATTAAATGTTAATGAGGTGGCATGTGGAAGACAAAAGTCAAGCAGATCATGGTGGAGAAAATCAGAGCAGAGAATTCTAGTCCATGATAGAGACCACAATTGACTTTTGAAAATGAGTTACTTGAGTGTGAGATAAATGCAAAGAATTTGTATGTAATGAGAATATCATGCAAAGAATTTGTATATAATGGGAATATCATGCAAAGAATTTGTATATAATGGGAATATCATTGTTTTGCTATTCTAACCAATTACATTCCCGCTATGGGGAAAAATTATCGCATATAGTGAAAAACATtggaaataacaaaatagGTCTATTCCCACAAAATAgaagtttttctcctttatGACCGAAGCTAttctatttgttttcattaatatTCTCCTACTCTCTGTTTAGATGGAggaaaataatttggaatttagctaaaagtcaaaaattgaaaaggagAAGTTAATATTTCCGTTGTTTGGCAACTTAACATAAAACTTAGGGGTCTTTCGATATAGgtccaaatttgagtttgCACTATGAATGCAGTTCATCTATCTTTTGACGTAGAATTGGATCCATTGACTCAATAGGCAAGCCAACTATGCAAAGCCTTGGCCACtgtttttaaaacatttacaCATGTTGCCATTGTACAGTCAATCttctaaattttattaattactgtaatcaataaattaatatcacATTCATACTATTAATCTCAATTTATCAAACGCTTTCAACCAGTGAATACCTTATGGTGAGGTATGTATGTCTTTGGGTGGTTTGATTTACCTGCTTTGCAAGTTTGTGTATACCTCCTTCATAGGTAATTTCATATCATATATCTCCTCCATAGGTAATTAACATTCAAATGTATACCTCCTCCATAGATAAATAACATTCATATGTATACCTCCTCCATAGGTAATTTACCTATCCATTCCTAATTAACATTCATGTATATTCCTATTCATAGATAATTATACCTCCTCCATAAGATTgtaagaagagaaagaaggaagaagaaacaagaagatgaacaatatgaagaagaaagattaTAGGAAATTTATgagattttcaaaattaaaatggatagacagaaaatattttatacatTCAAATCATAATTAACTAAAAGTTCAAATATAGTAATTATTGgcctaaaattaatttcttaccTGTTTGTGAATTGCAATAAGAATCAATAGTTGTATTAATTAGCTAATTATTATGATATAAATTAGTCTTTTCGGATTTAAATCATAAAGGCATAATTGgaacatgaaaataaatttaacgGCTACTTGAACTAGACCAATATGAAGGAAATTGTTTCCAttagttttatgttttcttattgACTCAAGATTAAGTAATTGCCATGTCTCATGACTTTTACTTAGGGCATAGACTTGTTCGACTGTCTTAACATGAGTGGTTGACTTAAAACTGGATAATGaccattttttcttataaatgtCCTGGCTGGGGACTCTAGGTATATTCCAATCtttataatctaaattactattattatCATACTCAATCTATTCTTCATTTACTATCTCTGGAAGACTACTATTGGTATATATATAcgcagtccccttctattgatggatccctcaaataattttatttgaggaatgCCCTTTA comes from Prunus dulcis chromosome 6, ALMONDv2, whole genome shotgun sequence and encodes:
- the LOC117633107 gene encoding nuclear envelope integral membrane protein 1 isoform X2, whose product is MASVEPGRIFACVLWLLFFSLPFSSSVEPSSELSLVAAESARLQLSHGMPVKNSPGSKPGTLVLCERVHIRGLSRLKYLGKFAHTAKLKISATNSSIRIPAIEVCLHRNTSLGIGMCPHSQWEKVAKVSWSGSMSPFEHKLLDIRTAGSSLESFEVSIEEEFFRYRLIFLILGIIIMSLASLLSKSLVFYYSSGMAIGVVLVILIVLFQGMKLLPTGRKNSLAIFVYSSLVGLGSFLLRYIPGLLRSILTEIGVSEDMYNPLAIFLLAFVFLAGAWLGFWAVRKLVLTEDGSIDIMTSQFVYWSIQIVGALMTFQSSADHLLAAEATVFGFLVSVILKKIFRWRFLRRVYRKLSKSPRKNSRRLEIPDTPPSPPSPLSDSGLFASTFHTTPERRKFSKEEWEMFTTETTNNALQELASSPDFHRWCSSNVERISVAPRSTRKVADQPRRWWLL
- the LOC117633107 gene encoding uncharacterized protein LOC117633107 isoform X1: MASVEPGRIFACVLWLLFFSLPFSSSVEPSSELSLVAAESARLQLSHGMPVKNSPGSKPGTLVLCERVHIRGLSRLKYLGKFAHTAKLKISATNSSIRIPAIEVCLHRNTSLGIGMCPHSQWEKVAKVSWSGSMSPFEHKLLDIRTAGSSLESFEVSIEEEFFRYRLIFLILGIIIMSLASLLSKSLVFYYSSGMAIGVVLVILIVLFQGMKLLPTGRKNSLAIFVYSSLVGLGSFLLRYIPGLLRSILTEIGVSEDMYNPLAIFLLAFVFLAGAWLGFWAVRKLVLTEDGSIDIMTSQFVYWSIQIVGALMTFQSSADHLLAAEATVFGFLVSVILKKIFRWRFLRRVYRYLSFLFWSLVMAFHYYDLPSFPSSISTMKLSKSPRKNSRRLEIPDTPPSPPSPLSDSGLFASTFHTTPERRKFSKEEWEMFTTETTNNALQELASSPDFHRWCSSNVERISVAPRSTRKVADQPRRWWLL